The Jaculus jaculus isolate mJacJac1 chromosome 1, mJacJac1.mat.Y.cur, whole genome shotgun sequence nucleotide sequence ttgtttttaaagaatctctGCTCCTCCTTTTTTTCCGGCTCTTAAAGAGCCAGCTCGCCCTTAGACTTCCCTGACTCCAGCGCTGGAAGGATGCTCAGAGACCCGCTAGCTATCCTGTGCCTCTGCAGACAAAGACGCTTAGGCCCGGAGAGCCGACGTGACCTACCAAAAGGTCACCGGCAAGTCACCCTTAAGGCCATGACTTGAACCATCATTCGTCCGCCCCCTCCCCATAgctgcacttaaaaaaaaatcaaaactaaaacaaaacaaaaactccccAACATGATCGGAGCTCTTGGTGATCCCGTCTTTGTTCTACCCTGGGATTCTGCGCTGGGAGAATGACCGGAACCTCCTTGTTCAGTCGTTGTGGCTAGGAGACCATTTTCTAAATGAAAGATGGTCAGAAGTGCAGGGAGGGCTGAGGACAGCTCTGGGTGTCTTTTTGGTAAAAGGAACATCAATAGATTGGTGGGGCCCCACCAGAGCCTACCCATCTGATTGCTGGGCAGTGACGGGCTCTGTGCCAGAGCAAAAGATAAATACTCAGACAGATTTAATGGTCTCTGGTGGGTGGTGACAGTTTCCTGCTGCAGTATCTTCAAAAGCCACTCTGGTGGCCTGCTTACCACCCCATTTAAAGTGGTATTGGTTCTCCCAGACCCTGGGAAAGTCCAGGTCTGAGCAACTCTTTTCCCTGGGGATGTTGGGAATCCACTACAATGCATACCCCATTCCTAAAATGGGGTTCACAGGAGGCTGTACTTGAGGCACTCATGGAAAAGGGGAGAAGACTTTTGGGTGGGGCTCTCCTGGCTAGGGCCCAGGTGGGTGAGGTGTACAGGCCTGGATGCAGACAGATGCCCTCTTTGTTCCCCTCACCCCTCTGGTCGTAACCCCCAGCCCACTGTGCCCCTAGCTTTATCCATACACCTGTGTTCCAAAAAGGGCACCTTGCACACTGGCGGCCTTCTTgatcttcatcttatttttaaaagtcgGCAAGCCTGCCTAGGGCACTgcatcctttaaaaattattttattttatttatttatttttgaagtggggtcttgttctagcccagggtgacctggtgttcactgtgtagtctagtctcagggtgaccttaaactcacctgcctctgcctcctggagtgataggattaaaggcgtgtcacACCACGCccatcttccttttgttttttatccTTTCCCCATTGGGCCCTTGTCTTTGTAAAGGGTGTTTTGACTCCTTGCTTCTcccaagttccttttttttttttttttggcacttcCCATTCCTTCCCAGCCCTaaactcccctcccccttccctcaccTCCTTTTCCCAGGCATCCTAATCTACCCCTGGATTCTTTCCCTGGGAATCGGAGGTTGAAAAACTgtctcccttttcccttcttcaGGCCAAGATCTTCAACTGGAAGGGGGTGCTTTAGGGTCCTGGGGGAGTACTCCCCTGCCCTCCTCCAGGGCCAGGGGACCAGCATCTTCAGGCAGGAAGTATTCAGACCATTGTGAGGCTCGGGCGTCAAGGCCTGGAAAGAGCCGCATCCCTGGCAGAGACCATCGGCGTTACTATCACGACCACTGGCGGCTGGAGTACCTGATGGATTTCAATCCTGCCCGACACGGCatggtgtgcatggtgtgtggcAGCTCGCTGGCCACCCTCAAGCTCAGTACCATTAAGAGGCACATTCGTCAGAAGCACCCCTACTCTCTGCATTGGAGTCCTCGGGAGAAGGAAGTCATCAGCAACAGCTGGGATGCCCATCTAGGCCTGGGGGCATGTGGCGAGTCTGAGAGCCTGGGGGCCCagggggttgaggaggaggaagaggaagaagacgatgaagaggaggaggaggggagcagcCTTCAAGCTTGCCCATCCAAGGGTTCAGGTAATGCAAGACATTAGGAAGCAGGGGCTTGGGGTGCGATGGGGCTAAGTCTAGCAGTGTCTCTGCCCAATAGCTGAGTTTTTGGAGCAAGTCATTGCTCCTACTCTGGGTGGGGTCTGTTTGTCTAGTGTGGGGGTGGTATAGTTGAGTGGGGATGGTCTCTGACAGTCTTGATGACATTGTGTAGTTTTAGAAGGAGCAAGGAGAGAAGTCGGAGGGACAAGCCAGAGAAGGCAGGGGTTGCCGAGGAAAGAGGAAGTGCTGGAAGGGGAAGGGGTTGGAATCTTGGCCTGAGGAGGCAGGGAAGGGCCCTTTAGGCCTTAAAGTGTGTGAGCAGGAGTAAGGAGAGGAGGTTTAGATGTGAGGGGAGTTGGGTGAGGCAGCACTAGATAGGTGAAAGCagaaggatctggagttcaaagcTATTTAGGGCTTAAAGGGAGCtggaggttagcctgggctacatgtgatttttgtctcaaatgtgagaggatggagagaaaaGGGCAAAAATCGGGCCTGGGCTCTGAATCAGAGCCGTCAGAAAGATGCTGTGGAGGGCCTGGCTGTGGTGGGGGACTCCCCAGAGGGCCAGCGTCTTAGTTGCTTCCCTCAAACCCTTTCAGGCAAAGCCCCAGCTGGTGGGGGCTGCCGGCGCCAGCGGAAAGGGGTACGAGGGGGCCCAGTGGCACCTCGGCGGCGTCGGCGCCTCTCCGCCTCCCGTGCCTCCCGGAGGGCTGGGGCCAGCAGGGGGCTGGGGGCCCGGCGTCTGGAGCGGAGACTGAAGGAGTCCCTGCAGAACTGGTTCCGGGCCGAGTGTCTCATGGACTATGACCCGCGGGGGAACCGGCTGGTGTGTATGGCCTGCGGCCGGGCACTGCCCAGCCTGCACCTCGACGACATCCGTGCCCACGTGTTGGAGGTGCACCCCAACTCCCTAGGGCTCAGCGGCCCCCAGCGCAGTGCCCTGCTGCAGGCCTGGGGTGACCAGCCGGAGTCTGAGCTCACTCAGGCCCCACCAGGTGCGAGGCTGTCCCAGGGCTGCAGACAGAATTGGAAAATTGGGAGGCAGGGATTCTTGGCTGAGGGCTTCCAGTCCCACTCTCCCTTCATATCACACCCTTTACCctacacacacgtgcgtgcatacacacactcacacagcacATACACACCCTGGCTGGGCTGGCTAGCTTGGGGCTGGGGTGAGGAGCGAGGATGGAACCCGTGTTGTGTGGGCAAGGGCAAGCCAACCAGCAGGCTGAgcccctctccctcaccccttcCCCAACAGACGATGACGTCCCCCAGGACCTGACCAGAAAGAGCCGGGACTCCGCCCCCACTGCTGGAGCCCCCTCCTCTCAGGATCTCAGCCCCCCAGACGTAAAGGAAGAGGCTGGCTGGGTCCCTGAGAGGCCCGGGCCcacagagcaggaggaggaggaggagctggaggagggcGAGGGCAAGAGGGCAGGCGGCCAGGGCCGGCCGCCCCGGGGCCGCGACCACCGCCGCCACTACCAGGAGTGCTGGCGGCTGGAGTACCTCATGGAGCTGGACGGCTGCCGGCGCGGCCTCGTGTGCATGGTGTGCGGGGGCGCGCTGGCCTCGCTAAAGATGAGCACCATCAAGCGACACATCCGCCAGCGCCACCCAGGCTCCACGAGTCTCAGCGGGCCGGTCAAGGCCCTCATCGCCCAGGAGTGGAGCGAGAAGGCCGCCCACCTGCTGGCCCTGGGACTGCCCGGCCCAGAGTCCCCCCGCGGCCCGGATGCCCCCAGCACAGCCGCAGCCTccgaggaggggggaggggcagaggaggCGGAGCCAGAGGAGGAGTGGTGGGGTGAGCCGGTGGAGGGCCAGAGCAGGTGGCGAGGGCGCGCGGGCCGGGACCTGGGCCGGCTGGGAGACAGGCCGTGGCTTGGAGGGAAGGGTGGTGAGAGTGGAAGgctgaaggaagaaagggaggatgggACAGGAGGACAAAGAGGAGGACGTAGAGGTGGAACCTGGCCGGATGCCTGCCATCCTCCAGTGCAGCCCTTTGTTTCTCCCTAGGCGACGTCCCGCCGTCCCCAGGGACACCGTTGGAGCGACCCGCCGAGGAAGAGGAGGACGAAGAGGACAGCCAGGAGCCCGGGGGGCTGGCCTtcccgccgctgccgccgccgccgcctcccccgccgccgccgccaccaccgcgcagccgggaacagcggcggAACTACCAGCCGCGCTGGCGGGGCGAATACCTGATGGACTACGACGGCAGCCGGCGCGGCCTCGTGTGCATGGTGTGCGGGGGCGCGCTGGCCACGCTCAAGGTGAGCACCATCAAGCGACACATCCTGCAGGTGCACCCCTTCTCCATGGACTTCACGCCCGAGGAGCGCCAGACCATCCTGGAAGCCTACGAGGAGGCAGCGCTGCGCTGCTACGGCCACGAGGGGTTCGGACCCCCAGCCCCGGCGCCCCGCGACGGCGGCGCGGACCTCAAGTCGGGCGCCGTGTGTCGCGCGTAGGACTCGCCGGGCCTGGCCCGGTGCCGCCCCGCCCGGTTCTCGGCCTGGCCCTCGGGCGCCCCCCGCTGGCCGGGCGGGCGGAGGTTGCGGATTGGGCGGGAGCCCCGCTGCTCTCGGGGCCGCTGTGCTGGGGATAGGGCGCGGGCCCCCCGCGATTGCCGAGAAGCCCTAGCACCCACAGAGTGTTAACAGAGCGCTTCCAGCCCTGGTCGGGATGGGCGTGCAGTCAGTATTAGGGTCGGAAACAGGGCGCGGGGAGGGCTGGAAGGACGCTCCGGCCCCTTGCCCTGGCTGGGGGCCCAGTTGTCTACGCCAGCTGCGGTTCCTGGCCGGGCCGGAGGTTGCCAGCTGCCCTGTCCTAATTGGTATTCTTGGCCCCTCGGAGGCCCAGACTGGACTGGGGCCTGAGGTTGGAGGCAGGGCGCCAGGCTCTCTAGCCCCCGGGGCGGGCGGAGCGATGGGTTGGTGGCCAGCCGGTCTCCCCCGGCGGGCTCAGTGAGACGATCCGCCTGACAGCCCGGCGCAGGCCTACTGTGCCGCTGCCACGCCCGCGGGACAGGGATCCTGTGAAAGgattagcacttttttttttttttttttttcttgctttactTTGCTTTGCTCCTCTCCTGCTAAGAGAACCTCCGTTTACCCCTAAGCTGACTGTGGCGCTCGTGTTCCAGCCTCAGCTGTGTCGGAGCCGGAGCCCTGGCGGCTGGGCTAGTTGGCctgtttcctccctcttcccacgcGACTTGGTGCTCGGTGGATGCACCACCGGTTCCCAGCTCCCGGGGCCTGGAGCCAGGCCTCGGCCCTCTGCTCCCTGCAGCAGCACCAGGCCCTGTGTGGCCCAGGATGCCTTTGTGATCTCCCAGGCCAGTCGGAGAGGGATGTGTAGATTCATTCTCCCGTGGAGAACAGGTGGCCCCGAGATcaggctctctttttttttccttcttctttatattttattttgaaattgtatTTAATGCTTTTAtatgaaaagggagagggaacTGACCCAATCACCCTCATGTGCAAATGTCTTATTTATTATGCGTGTATCAGAGATAAGCTGTTTGGTGATGCAGGAAGGACCTAAGTGGAGAAAGGACAGAGACCTAGGATTGATAAGGGAGATTAAGACTACACTACATACATGCCCGCTTTGCCTGGCTTCTCTGGGCTCCAGTGCTTGTTCTTTACAAAGGGAAGCACTGCAGGTATGGTACTCTCCTCTTAGGATGGGGTCTAGGGATGGGTCTTGAGGTCCTGGTCTGCAGGGGGAGCTGCCGCGCAGCCAGCAGCACTGTAGGTGAGTGAGAAAGCAGAAGGCAAAGAAAGTTCCTTCTCTCACTTCCTTCCTACTCCCCAGGTCAGATACTCAAGATTCAAGTGCCTCAGGCCCAGTCCCTTTTGACTCTTCCTGATTGGGAGTTGGATTTTATACCACAGATTTTGTAgcatttttttatataattaaaaattgtcAGAATTGGAAGGGATCCTGGAGATCACATGTAGATCCCCTTCACAGACAAATTCCAAAGCCCAGAGATTATTACATAGCCACTTAGGAATAAGACAAAAACTAGAATAAAAACTCCCAATTCAGTGAGCTTTGCACTATACCTCACTGCCTTCCAGTCTCTGGTTATTTTCTTTACCTGTTAGAATTGCCAAAGGGGTGGTATGTGTTGGGCACTACAGACCACCATAGTGCACCTAACTCCTGAGGGCAGGAAAGAACTGCACTTCTTCAGAATGAGGGTGCAGGGCTCTGCAGAGCAGTTCTTGGCATTTCAAGCTTCCCATCAGAGCTCACTGCCCCAAGCTAAGGGTCTCCCAGCAGGGCAAGGCTCTGGGTGGGtgtgctttgtttttgaggtcaTCAGGCATTCTGGAATGGACTGTCAGTTGACTTGAAAGCGAGTTCCTACTTCGACCCACCCGAGCTTTTGACAGTATTAAAATCTTGAGAGTTATGGATGATTCCAGGCTGGGCACTGCCCTTCTTTCACCTTCCATCAAGCACATTTCCAAACCCAGAATGAGTATCCTACCATTTTTCTCCCTATGCTGCCCTTCAAAAACAGTAGGCAAATTGGGGCTACTGATTATAATCACCCTAGCCCACTGCTGAAGTTCAGGTAAACCAGGGCAGAGAGGTTAGGAAGCAGATGTCTTCACTGAGACAGTCCCAAGCACTCCAGTGGCTTTCAAAATGCAGCCCTCAGGCCAGCATCATTTTGGAAACTTGCTAGATAGAAACCCTTGGGCTCACCTAGAAGTTACTGAAGTGGGGTGAGGGTTTTCCAGGGCCCTTCTCTGGAAAATATCACTGCTTTGAGTAGAGCTGTGGTCTCACAGGTCAAGGGTCAGGGGGCTAGATAGTTCTTATTCCTAGGTGGGTCTCCTTGCCTTGGGATTCTGACATGAACAGGTGAagtttcttcatgtttttttaaatggtatGCTTGCTCTATGGCCCATATGTAAATGTTACTctgaatacatatttatataccaTGTTACTTAGTGACATTATACAAAcatttgtatgtgtatttgtgaagTTGTTTGCAtcagtcattttaaaaatatttcagcctAAGTTTTCTAAGAGATATGTTTAAGTTGGATAAATGTTTTTCAAGTCCAGCTTGAGTTACAGCAGCCTTAGTTTTGGGGAAGAGTAATTCAGAGGCAGAATTCTCAAAGACCCGATGTGCCATGATAAACTCAATTTCAGGGCTTTGGGGCTGCATGTGGTTCATAGGCTGTTTTGTGTTGCAACAAGGCCCCACCAGGTTTGTCTACCCTCATTTCCCCTAAGTAAACTCTTAGAGGGTCTCTTTCTTTTAGAAGCCAAGTTCACAGTTCATACCAACACCATAGACTTGGAAATCTTACTGAAAGTCCCTAGAGTGGAGTGGGATAGGGAGTGGAAGCCTTGTTTGGTTACTTTACCCAAACTGTATAAAGAATAAAGTTAGCAGACTGACACCACAGTCAttgtgtactttattttttaattaatatcaCATCAATTTGCAATTTCACAGGAACCAACTCCTTGGGTGCTACTGTATTTTTATGATGCACGCACAGACACGCACACagttttattagtattatttgcctgtaaatttttcttaaaaaaaaatcctgcatgGCACAAAAATCTCTCCAATTATCTTaacacagcagcaacaaaaagctaggtgtggaggCGTCCAGTACAGAAAGGGGCCCTTTGGAAGGACGCCTGAAAGACCATCAATCAATTCTTGGGAGGGCAGAGGATGCAATGGAGAGTGTTTTCTAGAAAACTATAATGGaaaccagtttaaaaaaaaaaaaaattcaaaacaaaaggaGGCAAAGAAAATACGAAAAATGCAGCAAAGCAAAGGTATGCATGTTCTATCAATTAAATCCCCAAGTTATTTCCCAGGAGTAGGATGAAAATCCGACTCACTACTTGTACAGAGTTGCAGTTCTCTACTCTGGGCTGCAAGTCTCTCTCACTGGGCAGGACAAAAGCAGAAGGAACTTTCAAATGATTGTTTTCAAGTTGACTAGATTTCTATtctgaagaggaggaagaaacttGATCTCAGATGGGAATCTATGATTTCCCAGTCACCTCTCTTTGATGTTTAGTTCTGTTGCCTTTCAGTTGTGCTAAGTCTATCAATTGCCCTGCCTGGCAGCCCTCACTCTGGAAAACACTCTCCAAGCAAGCACCCCAGGTCATGGCAGACAACTGAGCCATTTAACAAAATGGAGAGGACCCTCAGAACATACACCCACGAGCAAGCCTCACATGACCTGCACTTCCCTCCACCAATGTGAGGCCTCTTGACCAGATGCAAATGAACTGAGCCAGCACACCTTTGGTCCTTAGGTGTAGGATGAAGATGCATGTGAGAATGAAGCTGTGGGAAAAGGTACAGAAAGAAAGCGTGTTGTTTCTGTAGTGCATTCACTTGAGAATGTTCCCCCACACAGACTGAGATAATATTACAATAACTCAATAACTGGGGAGCCCACATGCAGATTATTTTTTCCTCTAACAAGTTTACAGCAGTGTACAGCAGTTACAGAcatttatttcataataaaagtaCAACCATATTTATTAAACTTGAGGTAAGGTgggcaggaaagagaagagaaagcacaTTCTGGAATGGGTTTCAAACTAACGCTCAAACTGGTGTCCCAGAGAAATGGTTTGACACCACCCTCTCAGCTGTTGGAGCCCTTCCCTAGGATGACCCCCCCCTCTGTCCCACTTCCTTTCTACTATTATTCCTCAGATGGCATTCAGGGAATGTGGAATTACCACTATTACCTGTAAGTTATCCAGAGTTGGAAGTTCTAGCATTAAGAAAGGAATATTAGGAATAGCTGCTTACAGTGTGAGGCAGGATGGTGGACCAAAAAAGTCCCATGGGAAGGAGTCCCATTCCTGCCCCCTAAAACTTCTTCATAAGTTAATCATTATTTCTTAACTTAATGGGAACCACATAAAACTAGTTCTTAAAACTGGACAAAGGACCCAAGAGATATAGTACACCTCTTCTTTACCTCCAATATTTTCCCTTCATGCTACAGGTAAAAGCTCCACCATCATTAAGGTTTGATTAATTCTATTAATTTGATTCTTTATCTTCTGGGTTGTAAGGTATCAGTTCTTTTTCAGTCCAACACTTCTTGTGCTTGGTGCTGAGggtaaagggaaaggaagggagaaaacac carries:
- the Zfta gene encoding zinc finger translocation-associated protein isoform X2, with the translated sequence MLRDPLAILCLCRQRRLGPESRRDLPKGHRQVTRQDLQLEGGALGSWGSTPLPSSRARGPASSGRKYSDHCEARASRPGKSRIPGRDHRRYYHDHWRLEYLMDFNPARHGMVCMVCGSSLATLKLSTIKRHIRQKHPYSLHWSPREKEVISNSWDAHLGLGACGESESLGAQGVEEEEEEEDDEEEEEGSSLQACPSKGSGKAPAGGGCRRQRKGVRGGPVAPRRRRRLSASRASRRAGASRGLGARRLERRLKESLQNWFRAECLMDYDPRGNRLVCMACGRALPSLHLDDIRAHVLEVHPNSLGLSGPQRSALLQAWGDQPESELTQAPPDDDVPQDLTRKSRDSAPTAGAPSSQDLSPPDVKEEAGWVPERPGPTEQEEEEELEEGEGKRAGGQGRPPRGRDHRRHYQECWRLEYLMELDGCRRGLVCMVCGGALASLKMSTIKRHIRQRHPGSTSLSGPVKALIAQEWSEKAAHLLALGLPGPESPRGPDAPSTAAASEEGGGAEEAEPEEEWWGDVPPSPGTPLERPAEEEEDEEDSQEPGGLAFPPLPPPPPPPPPPPPPRSREQRRNYQPRWRGEYLMDYDGSRRGLVCMVCGGALATLKVSTIKRHILQVHPFSMDFTPEERQTILEAYEEAALRCYGHEGFGPPAPAPRDGGADLKSGAVCRA
- the Zfta gene encoding zinc finger translocation-associated protein isoform X1; the protein is MEPGGDHRSRSGGGGRGGPGPAVASARGRRLPPAASSGGTEPEDDDGGQDLQLEGGALGSWGSTPLPSSRARGPASSGRKYSDHCEARASRPGKSRIPGRDHRRYYHDHWRLEYLMDFNPARHGMVCMVCGSSLATLKLSTIKRHIRQKHPYSLHWSPREKEVISNSWDAHLGLGACGESESLGAQGVEEEEEEEDDEEEEEGSSLQACPSKGSGKAPAGGGCRRQRKGVRGGPVAPRRRRRLSASRASRRAGASRGLGARRLERRLKESLQNWFRAECLMDYDPRGNRLVCMACGRALPSLHLDDIRAHVLEVHPNSLGLSGPQRSALLQAWGDQPESELTQAPPDDDVPQDLTRKSRDSAPTAGAPSSQDLSPPDVKEEAGWVPERPGPTEQEEEEELEEGEGKRAGGQGRPPRGRDHRRHYQECWRLEYLMELDGCRRGLVCMVCGGALASLKMSTIKRHIRQRHPGSTSLSGPVKALIAQEWSEKAAHLLALGLPGPESPRGPDAPSTAAASEEGGGAEEAEPEEEWWGDVPPSPGTPLERPAEEEEDEEDSQEPGGLAFPPLPPPPPPPPPPPPPRSREQRRNYQPRWRGEYLMDYDGSRRGLVCMVCGGALATLKVSTIKRHILQVHPFSMDFTPEERQTILEAYEEAALRCYGHEGFGPPAPAPRDGGADLKSGAVCRA
- the Zfta gene encoding zinc finger translocation-associated protein isoform X3, translated to MDFNPARHGMVCMVCGSSLATLKLSTIKRHIRQKHPYSLHWSPREKEVISNSWDAHLGLGACGESESLGAQGVEEEEEEEDDEEEEEGSSLQACPSKGSGKAPAGGGCRRQRKGVRGGPVAPRRRRRLSASRASRRAGASRGLGARRLERRLKESLQNWFRAECLMDYDPRGNRLVCMACGRALPSLHLDDIRAHVLEVHPNSLGLSGPQRSALLQAWGDQPESELTQAPPDDDVPQDLTRKSRDSAPTAGAPSSQDLSPPDVKEEAGWVPERPGPTEQEEEEELEEGEGKRAGGQGRPPRGRDHRRHYQECWRLEYLMELDGCRRGLVCMVCGGALASLKMSTIKRHIRQRHPGSTSLSGPVKALIAQEWSEKAAHLLALGLPGPESPRGPDAPSTAAASEEGGGAEEAEPEEEWWGDVPPSPGTPLERPAEEEEDEEDSQEPGGLAFPPLPPPPPPPPPPPPPRSREQRRNYQPRWRGEYLMDYDGSRRGLVCMVCGGALATLKVSTIKRHILQVHPFSMDFTPEERQTILEAYEEAALRCYGHEGFGPPAPAPRDGGADLKSGAVCRA